Proteins from a single region of Oceanispirochaeta sp. M1:
- a CDS encoding MYG1 family protein, whose product MTDKFRIFTHKGKAHLDELVASALLALVRERQPDEIIRQENRDTEKLIAENALEKDDWVLDCGMVYDPARQMFDHHQDGTLPSTALMIFDEYFPELKNSRLHDSLILLSRVDTGGIQALNDYGNLDESGSYCSFSQKLLLKGFELDPLDAVRMVSEALRDNIAFEHMRNKALVWLENEEHTEVLDFGAVKVLSYRVCPPVELASALRSADKEMVDELSIAAVFSFDEKNTAGRALFRTGHGLDFLDFTQCRPSNTIFCHPGGFLLKFEPSTEEEWKTLLKDSIVSQSEEEK is encoded by the coding sequence ATGACAGATAAATTCAGAATTTTTACACATAAAGGTAAGGCTCATCTTGATGAACTTGTGGCTTCCGCTCTCCTGGCCCTTGTAAGGGAGAGACAGCCTGATGAAATAATCAGGCAGGAGAACCGGGATACTGAAAAACTTATTGCAGAGAATGCTCTGGAAAAGGATGACTGGGTTCTGGACTGCGGAATGGTATACGACCCCGCACGGCAGATGTTTGATCATCATCAGGATGGAACTCTTCCTTCAACAGCTCTTATGATCTTTGATGAATATTTTCCCGAGCTGAAGAATTCAAGGCTTCATGATTCTCTGATTCTTCTCTCCAGGGTGGATACCGGGGGCATTCAGGCTCTTAATGATTACGGGAATCTGGATGAGAGCGGTTCTTACTGTTCTTTCTCTCAAAAACTTCTTTTGAAGGGCTTTGAACTTGATCCCCTTGATGCGGTTCGCATGGTTTCGGAGGCTCTCCGGGATAATATCGCATTTGAGCATATGAGAAATAAGGCTCTAGTCTGGCTGGAAAACGAGGAACACACAGAGGTTCTGGATTTCGGTGCTGTAAAGGTTCTGAGCTATAGGGTGTGCCCTCCGGTGGAACTGGCATCGGCTCTCCGTTCTGCAGATAAGGAGATGGTGGATGAACTGAGTATAGCTGCGGTCTTTAGTTTTGATGAGAAAAACACTGCAGGAAGGGCTTTGTTCCGTACAGGACACGGGCTGGATTTTCTTGATTTTACACAATGCCGACCGTCAAATACCATATTCTGTCATCCCGGAGGATTCCTTCTGAAGTTTGAACCCTCTACAGAAGAGGAATGGAAAACTCTTTTGAAAGATTCTATTGTCAGCCAATCAGAAGAGGAAAAATAA